The sequence below is a genomic window from Pseudorasbora parva isolate DD20220531a chromosome 4, ASM2467924v1, whole genome shotgun sequence.
gggttagttcacccaaaaatgaaattgatgtcattaactcctcctcctaatgttgttccacacccgtaagacctccgttcatcttcacacacagtttaagatattttatattttagtcccagagcataatgcagtatgcacactttactgtccatgtccagaaagggaataaaaacatcatcagagtagtccatatgtgacatcagtgggttaattagagtctcttgaagagtcgaaaatacattttggtccaaatataaaaaaaagtatgattttattcagcattgttttctcttctgtgtttgttttcaaacctcaaataaagattcaaacagccaTGATTcattgattcggatcgccacaatgctctgggactaaaatataaaatatcttaaactgtgttctgaagaggaatggaggtcttacgggtctggaatgacattggggtgagtcattaatgacctcaatttcacttttgggtgaactaaccctttaatgacagaatttttgggtaaagTAAAAGTTTGACATGTGTACAATTGATGTGAAAGGTTGGCACAATTGCAGCTATGTAATAAAGCATGTTTCCTCCGTCAGTGAAATGTCTTTATTAATCTTCTTCCTGCTCTTCCTTTGACCAATTGGCTTCTTCCAAGCTGACTGTGCGTGTTTGCAAACTTAGTGTTTATGTATCCATTTCAAGGTGTTTGGTGTTGCTGTTGAACACATCAATacttcagtgaaaacagttTAACAAAAACTATGTTGAAAAGCAGGACTTTATAGTGACGTTGAAATTTCAACGTTGATtggatttgcaaaatctaaacttaaatcaatgttggcaaattcacctatgttgagaaacatgacgtcggaatgacgttgccatttcaacgttgattagatttgcaaaatctaaactaaaatcaatattgtttcaatgttggcaaattcacctatgttgagaaacatGACATTGGAAAgacgttgccatttcaacgttgattagatttgcaaaatctaaacaaaATTCAACGGTTATCCAACACTGGCACCTGACGTTGATTCAACAGTGGCTCAATGTTAAAATGCCAGCTGGGAAAATAAGCTAAACAATATTCCCATAATGGCCCTAAGTTTAGGCTAAAAGGACCCATAtctatttgaaagttgaactgttttgccatatgaggtcaacacaatacaggactgaagctgctgtgcattgttctagtgcaatatgctgttgaaatacaagcattttctgtgaaaatttacattttctgtttttttactgtatttgcttaatgtcattgtataaaaagaggtttaaataaatacaaatcttacagacatacataatttgtataatttttatttctgtggtaagatgacttgaagtgacttgaaactaaaatggtaggactttggactcgacttgagacttgttggctttgacttctgactcgactcgagacttgactcatctttgactcgacttgactcgggactcgagggcaaagacttgagacttacttgtgacttgcataacaatgactttgtcccacctctggtatatatatatatatatatgtattatatatatatatatatatatatatatatatatatatatatatatatatatatacacacacacacacacacacacacacacacacacacacacacacaaacgcacacatacacagtacacatatattatacaaacacaaacatttgtATTGGATGCGATTAGTCGCGATTAATCGATTGCCCTAcactaattttattttttttaaataataaacagtgttttgcattgcataagacactttttttttaaaaaaggaaagcAAGAAATGCTCCATAAATGAGAAGCAAACATACCAAATGTACAGAGATGTTGTTCTTCAGTTCCAGCTTGAACAGGCTGTCTGAAAACCAATCCAATAGCGCATATTGTTCCCTTGATTATCTTCTCACTCCTAGTTTTTGTCCACCTTTAGTTCCATCAAGCAGACTTTCAAAGGTCCAGTGGCAAGTGCTCGACTTGTGAGTGTCGAAAGCTTGTTTGGGAACATTTTCAGCATCGCTTCCATCAATCAATGTGAGTGGTAGGGCACGGTAAGCCACAGAGAGGATTGTAGGTCTTTTTATATGCTTGAGTAATGAACATGCACCCATGCATGACTTTCAAAggcaagttaaaaaaaaaaaaaaactccaagCTCTCAAGTGAGAGAATCAACAAAGTGAACCAGAGGACAGAGAATAATAAAGTGGAAGAGGAGGGGATGGAGAGACAGTAATCTAGAGCTGCCACCTAATCTCTTGTAAATCGTGATAAACAGAAATCAGCGCTGTGTGTGTTATTAGGTATTCTTCTGATGTATGAGTTGCATAACTAAAGTCCTGACAGACAAGCATGGCTATTTGCCCAAGAACAGAACAATGTGTTCAATTGATCAGGTTGATGTTGTTTGTGTATATGCATGTACTCACGGCTCCAGCACATAATTGTACTGTCCCTCTGGTGTGCGGTCCTGTCTGTAGGTCAGGTTGTAGTTGATCATGGTGTCAATCAAATCATAAAGCTGCTGTTTCTCCCTGGTGCTGTAGAGCTGAGGGTTGACCTGTAAGAAACACATCAAGTCTCTTATTCTCACCATGGCTGCATGGTTCATTTGGAACACCAATTTGTTCATTTGagcaaaaatataataaaaagagTAATATTAACATGCATATCAATCAGTTTATGTTCTAACCAGACACAGTGGCGACACAAAACCAGAGACGGGGATTGTATTTTAGAAACTGCAACAACATCATATAACGTATGACAATGATAATCTCAAGAACTgattatgtgctttatttaatgttaaacgAATTTAATGCGATATTGATCATCATATATAGCCCTACTGAAAACAACAATGGATAACTGATTGTGGAATCTTATCGCCCCACGTCGAGTTAGAACGCAGTTATAAAGCAgcataattataaaaatataaagatataaatctcaatttatttataaagcacaataAACAATAACAACATCATTTAAAAGATaactaaaatacataaaatatcacAAGACACAAACACAATTTGTTTAGAGAAAACATAATCGATTTAGCgattataagcctttttaaagagattttgctttaaaaaagtGATTCTGACGAGATTATTCTAAAGGAGAGTGGTAGGCTGTTTGCATGGCAAAACCCTTTTCCTTCAGTGTAGATCTAGGTACCAGTAAGAAGTTTCTGATTCATAGACCTTAAACATCTAGCTGGAGTGTTTATACTGAAAAGTTCAAAAGACAGAgagtaacattttaatttctttaataaAACAGATTGGCAGTCAGAGCAAAGAGAGTACGACGGAGGTGATATGTTTGCAATTGAAAGTGCCAGTCAGAAGTCTAGTAGCTGCGTTTTGGATTGTTTGTAAGCGTTTTATATAGGATTGGCTAATATCTTTATACATTGAGTTGCAGTAGTCTAGTCAAGATGAGGTAAAATTATGTAAACATTTAGCCACATTTTTTGACAGAGGGCTTGACATACCCAAGGTTACCCAACACTTAATATGTGTTGCCAGAGACAGCTCAAGCTTTTTCTGACATTTTAGGAAATCGTTTAGAACCAACTCGCAATTTATCAAGATTAATATAGTAATTTCATTGTTACCTTATTTGCACACAGACTTTAAAGTGACTCACCGGCCGTAGTTTTGGGGAGATGAGCTCCAGGAGAAGGCTGAGGATGTCCAAACAGAGACTGCTTATGCAAACACGGCTCTGTATGGCAGGTGGGATGTCATTCAACATGGCAAGGAGGGCATTTTTTGTCTGCTGAGTTTTAGTGAAAGCCTGAAAACAATAAAGTTGAAGTTCATTATCATTTATAAAGACATGTCAGCATACTTGAAATCCACAATCCCAAACATGTGAAATAATTTAGCCAGAGTGTTTCTGATTGGCTAGACATCTAAATGGCCTCAAAGTCTGGGCCATTCCTCTCATTTCTAGAACATTTGAGTTTGCTGACATGTCTTTGGGCAGGACTTTGGAGACAGGGTGTGTGGCTGATGCTAGCCAAATCCCACAAATTAGCAAACCCTCTGCAGAAACTTTTTAAATAATGGAGTTCATAAGCATATTATCATATCAAATTGGTAGACAATCATTAAACTGATGTCAACACCGCAAATGTGGAATACAGTTCTTTTTTGCTTGAAAATACACAACTGCTCAAATGTTTGGggtaataaatattttttacatatttaaagaAGTCTATTTTACAGAAGTCTATTTTACACCAAGGATGCATATatcaaaaaacagtaaaaagaGAAATATTACAATTCGAACAATTCTTCTGTGTCACATGATTTCTTCAGAAATagttataatatgctgatttgctgttcaagaaacatttcttattatcactgTTGAAAACTTGTGCTGCTTATTATAAtgtgataaaaaaaattgatgaatagaaagttcaaaagaaaaacaatatacataactatacatttatttactgtcacatttgaacaatttaatgcattcttgctgaataaaagtatgaatatcttctttaaaaaaatgacagtcATAGGGAAGGGAGGCACATGATAGCAGTGAGGACTTTGAGGACTTATGGTCAAGTGTGCAACTTGAAGAAAGGTAGAAAGGGGAACCACAGGACAATAGGCTATTAAGGATAAGGGTGAAGAGACGCTCTCACCGTCTATTGCATTCTCTCACCTCGTAGTGACTGTGTGGGTAATTGATGCGTGGGACAGAGTTTGCGGCATATAAGTGGTGGAAGGCAGCGGGAAGGAACGGGAAGTAGCGCATGAGCGAGTAGTTTTGTCCATGTAGCACACACTCATTCAGCACGTCAGAGAAACACAACCAGTCAAGACCTGTGCACACACTCAACATCCCAGGGTCCTTTAGCTTCATGCTGAGGAAGTTATCATACAAGCCCTAAAGAAGAGAGAGGGTAAATCATTTTGGCTGAAAAAACACTCTTTTGTAAACGGATTCTGttaatgtcattaatgttaatcaaacaacaaaacacagcTTTAACAAAGATTCATCAATtcaaacgtgattcatcagaccaggccaccttcttccattgctccgtggtccagttctgatgcttacgtgccactgttggtgctttcggcggtggacaggggtcagcttGTGCACCCTAACTGTTCTGCAGCTGTGCAgacccatacgcaacaaactgtgatgaactgtgtattctgacacctttctatcagaaccagcattaacgtCTTGAGCAacttgagctacagtagctcgtctgtttaatAGGACCACACAggtcagccttcgctccccatgtgcatcattgagccttggccacccatgcctctgtcgccggttcaccactgttccttcgttggaccacttttgatagatactgaccaatgcaggccgggaacaccccacaagagctgtagTTTGGGAGATGTTCTTGTCCAGTTGtccagccatcacaatttggcccttgtcaaatgcgctcaaatccttacacttgaaCATTTTTcataacacatcaactttaaggacaaaatgttcacttgctgcctaatatatcccaccaattatttatttaaaaaaaacaacagacacagtttaagtaaaaaattaaataaaaagcttGTGaggttttaaatgataaaacaaCATGTATACAGTTCAAAACTAAATTACAACACGTAGTGGTTGCCAAACATTTTAGGAACATGGCTATATTTAATGTGATTAACTACtttgatattttgttattttaagcaAACTATTAATTGTGATTTATGTGTCTAAATACTTTGGAGCCACTGCTTAGGTATGATTTTGATATTCTTCTTTAAACTGTACCCCAAAGAGCATAGAACATAGAGCTGTAGTTACCTGAGTGAGTTTCTCGTGCTCTCCACAAGATGAGACCAAATGTAAAATGTGCTGAATCCTTTGTGCACCATCTTTAGGTCCAGCTTCATCAAAACCACCTAAAGGATCTCCACCAATCCGCTTTCTAAATAACAACATcataaaataatgcataaaAATGCAGTAATCAGTGGTACAGTGTGATTGGTCAGGTGGCAAAAATAAAAGCTTTCACATTTTTTCTAATTGTATCTTTTCACTTTTAAATAGTAAAGAGAACATTTTCAAGGTCCCATTTATTCCCACAAAAttctgattacattttttttaaaacacttgccacttgtcaaagaaaaaagacaaaaactcATAAATCCTAAATACCCCCCTACCCCCACTCCCCAAAAAAATTGGTAGGATACACaggaaattaataaaatattttcctGTGCTGTCACAAATTAATGTTTACAttacaaataatacaaataatccATGTCGTCTTTCAAtgaataagaaaaataatcattATCAAAGAATTTAAAAGATTCTGTTTAAATAGTGACATAATAGCATGCTTTTATTTCATTGCACTGAAAAGCTATCAAGGGTAGGGGCTGAGTGAATAGACCATGTGCTTGGCATATTGTGTTTTGGAGCACCTTTTCAGTCGAGGAAGCTGGAAGATTTCCTGCCAAACTGAGAAGAGTCCCTTGTTTTGATCTTTCAATCCCACACACATAGAACTGACGCTGCGCTGATCCAACTGCTTCTGTCCACGACTGTGTAAAAACtgcacacacatttaattaagcAAACCAATATTTTAACTTTGAGAAGTTTTAAGAAGGCACCCAACTCTCTTACCTGTAATGTGTTGATGCAAGAACGGATGTCATTGTCAGTTTTCTCACACAAGGCCATCAGAGTGCCTGTATCTGCTTTCATACCCTGGCGCCGTGTGATCTACGCAAAAGAGCAAAAGCTTGCATGATTCTACAGTCATGCGTTTATGAAATCATTGTGTAGACAtgtgagtgcatgtgtgtgtcacCTCTGACAGTCTTTGAGCTAAGCGGGAGGGCAGAGTCTGGGGAAAGGCCAATAAAAAAGCTTGCTGTCTCAGTGGCCTCAGAGCTGGAACATAACTGACAAAAGTACAGGTAAAAGGATTATATTACTTTTATTGATTTTCCCAGTGCTAATGTATGTTGCGATGGTGATGcacaataataattaaatgagtaacactttacaatgatctgttaaagggttagttcacccaaaaatgaaaattagatgtgtatctgcttacccccagtgcatccaacatgtaggtgtgtctgtttcttcagtggaacacaaatgaagatttttaactccaaccgttgctgtgtgccagtcatataaagcaaaaacatgcttaggcaacatacacaaaaaccctgctgcacCTGACGACGACACATTGATTTATTAatacacgaaccgatcggtttctgtgagaaaccgaacagtatttatataatttttttacctcatatcccgaggagtctcatcaagttttcccatctgCTGTAACTTCTGTTAGGTGAGGTCAAAAACCGGCGCagtcatagatatatatatagagattcctcattagtgcctgcgcggaTCGGTGGAATGAGGATCTACATAATGTATGTATATGATCGCGCCGCTATTTGACCTCACCAAACGGAAGTCACAGCcaatgggaaaacttgatgagactcatcgggatatgaggtaaaaaaaaaaaaaaacattaatactGTTCCgcttctcacagaaaccgatcggttcgtgtcttaacaaatcaatgtgtcgtgaggagcagcagggtttttgtgcacgttgcctaagcatgttttttttttttttctttgttttgctctcatagacttgttacccattcacaccattatatgactggcacacagcaacggttggagttaaaaaaaatcttcatttgtgttccactgaagaaacagacacacctacatgttggatgcactgggggtaaacagataaacatctaattttcatttttgggtgaactaaccctttaatctccaCATCTCCTAATACATTTTAGAATCAAAAGTTATATCTGTTAAAAGTAGTTTATGCAACTAAACATTGCACATTTTTATATACTTACAGTTACAAAGGTTAGAatatattgctcattgttagtttatgctagttaatgcattaacacaATTAACAAATGAGATCTCATTGTAAGGGGTTACCATTGAATGTTATTGTTCCGAGATTGCATTGGAcattatttgtatgttttctgAAAGTTTAATAGTTGACTgggaaaatgcagaaagtcaaatattttaaatccaACCAAAACGTTTACATATGCCTCTTAAACATAAGACTTACAGGTCATTGCAGATGCAGATGATTGGTCTAAGTAGCACAGAttgcttcttctttttctttttcaaggAATTAACACCTGACTCCTCTCCATCTCGGCTATCCTTCCGGTTCAGGGTGgtcaataaaatatttatagcaGCCTGAGCCAAAATGAAAACAGCAAAAAGTCAGAAACAGCAAGAATTAGACAAGCCATTGAATTAAAAACAACCAATAAAACCAAGAGCAGATCTTACAGCAGGAGCCCCATCAATTTCATCTATAATAAGGCAGTTGGGCTTCTCATTGGCTCCCAGAACTGACTTCATCTGTGTGGCGGTATCAATGCGTTTCTGGAAGAGCTCAGCACTGCGGTCGTCACTGAGAAAAGATCAGCACTATTAGTGTTGATATTTATACCTGAATACTTCTATTTCAAAATTGTTTGGCACCTGGGCTTGCATCCTCTCACCTAGCGTTGATTTCTACTACATTGTAACCAGCATGCTTTGCGATAATGTGTGCTAGCGTGGTTTTCCCCAGTCCAGGAGGACCTGATAAGAGTGCCACCTGTGGTGtatgatacagttaaacaacaCTGAACATGCTAAAAAACAGGAAATCCACAAGTTGTAGCATTACATTCACTACTTCTCTGATGGTCCAACCACGTATTAAGCAGCttgtgttaatattttaaaataaaaaacatttgatcACTGTCAAGCCAACATGGTTATGgtcaatattaaaatatttttctagatagtactttttttttttttttttttcacaaattaattacattttatctaataaatatattcctataaatatttaatataaatatacatataacaaatataatatatattttaatattataatacattattttttaaaaatctaaatgttataaatacatttaaactaaaataaatacattcaaacaataaaatatataaacacttaAATCTAACACTCAAAAAGTAATTGAAATGTTAATCTCTAGTACAAATATAAAAGGGTTCATTTAAGTAAGTCTAAACcgaatataaatataacaaatctGTTGTGGTTGTTCAGGTTTACTCACCTTAAATTTAGGTCTTTTGTACTGGTCTAGCTCACCCTCTAGTATCTCTTCTGTGATTTGAGACTTGGTTTTAAAACGCTGGGCCTGGTTTTGGTTTTGACCATTTGTAAAATTTGATCTGACTTCTGCAGGGGCCGTACGGGCTTTCCTCTCTCGCCCAAAGACCACAGTGTCCCAAAGCTTCAGCCACTTCAGCAGACAGCGATTGGTGAActacagagaaagagagacaatGTAAATAATTACAGGGCAAAAGCTTGTcaataatttgtttttaaatgagtGGGTCGACCCACATCATCACTCAGCAGATCAGTGTAGTGCTGTGGCGAGAACTGATCCACCCACAGCCGCGAGGAGGAGCCTTCATCTTCCCCGCTATCGCCATCCACACCAGAGTCTGCCTGCTCTTCTGCAATTAGCTCTGGATCGATACCACTAAAAAGTCATTTCAGAGTTAACATATGTAGAGAAGAGTAAAGAGTAGAGAAGAGTAAAGAACTGACTGGTCCATTCCACATACAAATGTGCACGCACCTTTTCATAAGTTCTGTCAATCTTTGGGATTCCTCCACCACTTGTCGATGGCGCTGAAAAAACAAATCGATTTCAGACGGATTTCCCCCAAATGATTTATTTAGGTTTGCCTGCATGTTCACACATATTCTTACTCTCTCTGTAATTTGTTCTTTCAGCACTTCTATTGGAACCGCTAGCAGCCCTAGTCCATTCAGTGAGTTACGGAAGGCTCTTGGGTCTGGTGTCTGAGGAAAAAGGAtaagaaaaaaatcaataaacttCACACAGTGAACTCCAGCAAGCCATAAAGTATAATTATTGGTAGGGTCCGAAACCTTCTCCTCATCCTCTTTCTTCTTAAGGTAGACTCTGTTTCCCATGGAGTCTGTGACTGTGATGTAATCTCCAATTGCAGGGGGCCGTTTCTGGGCATGACATCTAGCTGAGGTAACCCTCTTTGGTGACTCCTGTAATGCAGCCAGTCCACTAATATCTAACACGTTGGTTGTTATTTTTGTGGCTGCTGGTCTATCTGGACTTAAGGACAGGGAAACTGCAGGTCtgtaaaaagattttaaaaaaagattttaaggaGACGTAGTTGCACGTTACTATATAACCCTAACCTAGTGTTCATTTCGTTAACAAAAATATGACGAAAAATGTTTGTTGATTACCTTTTTTCCGTGACATAGACGAGATGATGCAAATGTTATgtaaaatattgtcttgagtttaaatattttattagtttatttacAATGCATCTGTTACCTTTGGCGGTTGTTATTTGGGAATAGCATGCCGCTGGAATgcacgattgaccaatcagaataaagtatttcacaaagcagtgtaataataaacaataacGGTGACTATATAAACATGCTATTTCATTGGCGAAAAAAGACGAGACTAcagtgtatttaaaaaaaaaaaacttgagagGAACGTTTGAGTTTTGCCAGATTTCtatcatttaaatcccccaatcagagcttaaTAACACGTACTCTAGCTAGTGTTTTACTTAAACTTGCAAACTGGCAACCATGTGCACACAAGCTCTTCTTTTTGCACGGATGATGTGAAAACACCGATAAACAAGTAaactgcatttcagcaatctccatttgagattttctgttaaagtgtcatttagtctgtctgtgttctgtcacaACTCATGAGCCGCTTCTGCTGTTTGTGCGAGTCAGTGCGACTAAATCTGCCATCAAACCTTCTCAGtgatgaactgtaataaatccaatcAGGAATCTTTTGAATATTTGCGATTGTGTTTCCTGAATAACTGCACTCTGTGTGACGATACAAAGTCTTTCTTGCTTACAAAGTCTTtcttga
It includes:
- the chtf18 gene encoding chromosome transmission fidelity protein 18 homolog is translated as MDEYDEMYGIEDDFEQQFADELEVMAEMDHEHSSGAKVSEFRNKKPIPQTFEEAIVSGDVPSRKSVNNQPPESISPLVYEEEEEESLTPKPKKRRQDVAKKLQFGVEHSDDITPPSSPEVYDRRVGDGPAVSLSLSPDRPAATKITTNVLDISGLAALQESPKRVTSARCHAQKRPPAIGDYITVTDSMGNRVYLKKKEDEEKTPDPRAFRNSLNGLGLLAVPIEVLKEQITERRHRQVVEESQRLTELMKSGIDPELIAEEQADSGVDGDSGEDEGSSSRLWVDQFSPQHYTDLLSDDFTNRCLLKWLKLWDTVVFGRERKARTAPAEVRSNFTNGQNQNQAQRFKTKSQITEEILEGELDQYKRPKFKVALLSGPPGLGKTTLAHIIAKHAGYNVVEINASDDRSAELFQKRIDTATQMKSVLGANEKPNCLIIDEIDGAPAAAINILLTTLNRKDSRDGEESGVNSLKKKKKKQSVLLRPIICICNDLYVPALRPLRQQAFLLAFPQTLPSRLAQRLSEITRRQGMKADTGTLMALCEKTDNDIRSCINTLQFLHSRGQKQLDQRSVSSMCVGLKDQNKGLFSVWQEIFQLPRLKRKRIGGDPLGGFDEAGPKDGAQRIQHILHLVSSCGEHEKLTQGLYDNFLSMKLKDPGMLSVCTGLDWLCFSDVLNECVLHGQNYSLMRYFPFLPAAFHHLYAANSVPRINYPHSHYEAFTKTQQTKNALLAMLNDIPPAIQSRVCISSLCLDILSLLLELISPKLRPVNPQLYSTREKQQLYDLIDTMINYNLTYRQDRTPEGQYNYVLEPNVEDAVHFPGLPPRRQLTYQVKQLIARETELERMRRVERAQQKRNPQKPEAVNRNQEEKKTEVKKQTSRNHQQRLETIVKQTVVESRPELDFFGRAIVPKEKPLITTTGEDGKAGDVVHIGKAVGNSDVWFRFNEGVSNAVRRNVYIRELL